A window of the Aquimarina spinulae genome harbors these coding sequences:
- a CDS encoding NADPH-dependent FMN reductase produces MKKILAFSGSNNPKSINQQLLLAAINKIDEHNNVHLIQLSEYTAPIYSPVIEEKGIPKPIKELFQLFTEADGFMIASPEHNGLPSSFFKNIIDWLSRIDQRFFGDKPVVLMSTSPGVTGGASHLQVLEKLFPRWGGNICGMYSLGDFNNKFDIDNSSIQDPSENTKLDKAITTLMQ; encoded by the coding sequence ATGAAAAAAATCCTTGCCTTTTCAGGAAGTAACAATCCTAAGTCGATCAATCAACAATTATTGCTTGCTGCAATCAATAAAATCGATGAGCATAATAATGTACATCTCATACAATTATCAGAATATACAGCTCCTATATATAGTCCGGTTATTGAGGAGAAGGGCATTCCGAAACCTATAAAAGAACTTTTTCAACTGTTTACAGAAGCAGATGGATTTATGATTGCTTCGCCAGAGCACAACGGACTTCCTTCGTCCTTTTTTAAAAACATAATAGATTGGCTTTCGAGAATCGATCAACGATTTTTTGGAGACAAACCTGTAGTCTTAATGAGCACTTCTCCTGGAGTAACAGGAGGAGCATCTCATCTTCAGGTTTTAGAAAAACTCTTTCCAAGATGGGGTGGAAACATATGTGGCATGTATTCTCTGGGAGATTTTAATAACAAGTTTGATATAGACAATTCGTCTATCCAAGATCCATCAGAGAACACAAAACTAGATAAAGCGATTACTACATTAATGCAATAA
- a CDS encoding GNAT family acetyltransferase, which produces MMRTRIGVVTDIKGILSLQEKNLFSNLNEKERETGFVTTPFTTNQIEEIIKQNGIFIAENDDNVVVAYAFAGNWKYFEQWEIFNVMISRFPKLSFDRRQISTENSFQYGPVCIDKEYRGKGLLNLIFEEMRVEFVKKYPISITFINKVNVISEKAHTKKLGWKIIDEFEFNNNTYIGLAFDMKKSVL; this is translated from the coding sequence ATGATGAGAACACGTATAGGGGTAGTAACCGATATCAAAGGAATTCTTTCCCTTCAGGAAAAGAACTTGTTTAGCAATTTAAACGAAAAAGAACGAGAAACAGGTTTTGTAACCACCCCATTTACCACTAATCAAATTGAAGAAATCATAAAACAAAACGGAATTTTTATTGCAGAAAATGATGATAATGTAGTTGTAGCGTATGCTTTTGCAGGAAATTGGAAATATTTTGAGCAGTGGGAGATTTTTAATGTGATGATCTCTCGTTTTCCGAAATTATCATTTGATAGACGTCAAATTTCAACAGAAAACAGCTTTCAATACGGGCCGGTTTGTATCGATAAGGAGTATCGGGGCAAAGGATTGCTAAATTTGATTTTTGAAGAAATGAGAGTCGAATTTGTGAAAAAATATCCGATTAGTATAACATTCATAAATAAAGTAAATGTTATTTCTGAAAAAGCACATACTAAGAAATTAGGTTGGAAAATAATAGACGAATTCGAATTTAATAACAATACTTATATTGGGCTCGCTTTTGACATGAAAAAATCGGTGTTGTAA
- a CDS encoding Crp/Fnr family transcriptional regulator, whose protein sequence is MDPIDTLIQHFRERIVLTDHDARCVGECFHIETLKKKEILLHTGEVSSHMRYIAEGCLRSYYMDEEAREHIIQFGIEGWWVNDLYSYLTRTPAKQFIQALEHSVILQIHRDTLNQLYDQVPAIERFFRFKFENAYVAIQDRTLNTLSKTAEERYFEFRSKYRDIEQRVPQYMIASYLGMTPEFLSALRKKTTT, encoded by the coding sequence ATGGATCCAATTGATACATTAATACAACATTTTAGAGAGCGTATTGTCCTCACAGATCACGATGCACGTTGCGTTGGTGAATGTTTTCATATAGAAACTTTAAAAAAGAAAGAAATTCTGTTGCATACGGGAGAGGTTTCTTCGCATATGAGATATATCGCAGAAGGATGCCTAAGAAGTTACTATATGGATGAGGAAGCACGAGAACATATCATTCAATTCGGAATAGAAGGCTGGTGGGTTAATGATCTGTATAGTTACCTTACTAGAACTCCGGCCAAACAATTTATCCAGGCATTAGAACACAGTGTAATACTTCAGATTCATCGGGATACATTAAATCAATTATATGATCAGGTACCGGCAATAGAACGTTTTTTTAGGTTTAAGTTTGAAAATGCCTACGTTGCTATACAAGATCGTACACTCAATACTTTAAGTAAAACGGCAGAAGAACGATATTTTGAGTTTCGTTCAAAATATAGAGATATCGAACAACGCGTACCACAATATATGATTGCTTCATATTTAGGAATGACTCCCGAGTTTTTAAGCGCACTAAGAAAAAAAACGACAACATAA
- a CDS encoding nuclear transport factor 2 family protein, whose protein sequence is MKNSENSSTVVHDYFNAFQNGNMDKVLDLFHENCLIVSVRDEERKKNQLHGTYRTKEEAKQFIANIINSFTTKEFSVERVIAEGNVVFANGKFSHEVKATGKLFMSDWAQVSIIEDGKIKEYRFYEDSAAFVKTSQN, encoded by the coding sequence ATGAAAAATTCAGAAAACAGTAGCACAGTAGTACATGATTATTTTAACGCCTTTCAAAATGGCAATATGGATAAAGTATTAGATTTGTTTCACGAAAATTGCCTGATCGTAAGTGTACGTGACGAAGAACGTAAAAAAAACCAGCTTCATGGTACATATAGAACCAAAGAAGAAGCAAAGCAATTTATTGCCAACATAATTAATTCCTTTACAACCAAAGAGTTTAGTGTAGAAAGGGTAATTGCTGAAGGAAATGTTGTTTTTGCAAATGGAAAATTTTCACACGAAGTAAAAGCAACTGGTAAATTATTCATGAGTGACTGGGCTCAGGTAAGCATAATTGAAGATGGAAAAATTAAAGAATATAGATTTTATGAAGATTCGGCAGCTTTTGTAAAAACTTCTCAAAACTAA